AAGGGCGGGCCCAAGGCCCGTTGATCTCCTCCTACGTCGAAGGGGCGCCCGCGGATGCCGCGGGCGCCCCTTCGTATATGTACGGGGGTTCAGGTGCGGACCTCGACCGTGCGGGCCAGCTTGTCGTGCAGGCCCCGGCCGTCGCGGTCCCAGATCAGGGCCGGGATCGCGACGCACAGCAGGGCCGTGCGCAGGAGGCCGCGCGGGAAGCTGGGGCGGCCCGTGCCGAGGGCGACCACGCGCAGGCCGAACAGGCGCTTGCCGGGCGTGAAGCCGATGGTGCCGACGGTCAGCACGCCGAGAGCGAAGAAGACCAGCAGGGCCCAGTTCCCGGTCGACTGGGGGTGGTAGCCGTGCGTGATGAGACCGTATGCGATCAAGAGGCACAGACCCCAGTCGACAGCCAGGGCGGCGAACCTGCGGCCGGGGCGGGCGATCGAGCCGGGCCCCTCCTCCGGCAGGCCCAGCTGCTCACCGCGGTATCCGAAGTCCACACCGGCTTCCTCGGCGGCCGCGCGGGGGCCGGAGAGCCACGATCCAACTGCTTCCCTCTTGTCCACGCGTCCACGGTACTGCCAGCGTTTCGGGATACGGACAGGTGGGGTCAACCGGACGGGGTCCGGTTAACTTGTGCGAAACAAATGGGTCACGCCCGAGAAATCACCCATCCCTAGTGTCGAGGGCAGCGTGTGCCACCGCACTGGCCGCACGAACGAACTACCACCCCGGCAGGCGGTCGGGAGTAGGAGGAGCTGGATGTTCCAGAACGCCGACGAGGCCAAGAAGTTCATCGCGGACGAGGACGTCAAGTTCGTCGACGTCCGCTTCTGCGACCTGCCGGGCGTCATGCAGCACTTCACGGTGCCCGTCGAGGCGTTCGACCCGGACGAGGAGCTCGCCTTCGACGGATCGTCGATCCGTGGTTTCCAGGCGATCCACGAGTCCGACATGGCGCTGCGCGCGGACCTGTCGACCGCCCGGGTCGACCCCTTCCGCCGTGACAAGACGCTCAACATCAACTTCTTCATCCACGACCCGATCACGGGCGAGCAGTACTCCCGTGACCCGCGCAACGTGGCGAAGAAGGCCGAGGCCTACCTCGCCTCCACCGGTATCGCGGACACCGCGTACTTCGGCCCCGAGGCCGAGTTCTACGTCTTCGACAGCGTGCGCTTCGCCACCTCGGCGAACGAGAGCTTCTACCACATCGACTCCGAGGCGGGCGCCTGGAACACCGGCGCCGTCGAGAACAACCGTGGTTACAAGGTCCGCTACAAGGGCGGTTACTTCCCGGTCGCCCCGGTCGACCACTTCGCCGACCTGCGTGCCGAGATCTCCCTGGAGCTGGAGCGGTCCGGCCTGAAGGTCGAGCGCCAGCACCACGAGGTGGGCACCGCCGGCCAGGCCGAGATCAACTACAAGTTCAACACGCTGCTCGCCGCCGCCGACGACCTCCAGCTCTTCAAGTACATCGTGAAGAACGTGGCCTGGCGCAACGGCAAGACCGCGACCTTCATGCCGAAGCCGATCTTCGGTGACAACGGCTCGGGCATGCACGTGCACCAGTCGCTGTGGAGCAACGGCGACCCGCTGTTCTACGACGAGGCCGGTTACGCGGGCCTGTCGGACACCGCCCGCTACTACATCGGCGGCATCCTCAAGCACGCGCCGTCGCTGCTCGCCTTCACCAACCCGACGGTGAACTCGTACCACCGTCTGGTGCCGGGCTTCGAGGCGCCGATCAACCTGGTGTACTCGCAGCGCAACCGCTCCGCGGCCATGCGTATCCCGATCACCGGCTCCAACCCGAAGGCCAAGCGCGTCGAGTTCCGCGCGCCCGACTCCTCCGGCAACCCGTACCTGGCCTTCTCCGCGCTGCTGCTCGCGGGCCTGGACGGCATCAAGAACAAGATCGAGCCGGCCGAGCCGATCGACAAGGACCTCTACGAGCTGGCTCCCGAGGAGCACGCCAACGTCGCGCAGGTCCCGACCTCGCTCCCGGCCGTCCTCGACTCCCTGGAGCGCGACCACGAGTTCCTGCTCGCCGGTGACGTCTTCACGGCCGACCTGATCGAGACCTGGATCGACTTCAAGCGCGCGAACGAGATCGCCCCGCTGCAGCTGCGTCCGCACCCGCACGAGTTCGAGCTCTACTTCGACGTGTGATATCGCCCCAGGTCAGGGCGGGAAACCGCTCCCCTGGGCCGTCCATGGGCCGTGGGCCGGTGCTCCCAGCGCGGGAGCGCCGGCCCACGGCTTTTCGGCTCAGCCGCTTGAAGAACCCTGCGGGTCGACGTTCGCCCTGGTGAGGAACCAAGCCAACACGGCCACGCCGACGGGCAACCCTACAAGGTAGCCGACGAGGACACCGACGCCCGGATCGGCCAGCGCGGGAAAGGCCCAGTTCACTCCTGCGGCCACGAGCAGTCTCACGGTTGCCAGCGCGAGGAGAGCGGCAACTACGGCAAGCCGACGCGGCGGCTCCGCCCCGCTGTACAACTCGGCCGCAGGCCCGATCGCGATCAGGCCCGTCACGAGGCCGACGAAACCGACGTCGGGCAGCCATCCGAAAGGCCACCCCACCAGAGCGACCAACCCGGAGACGGCGAGGCCGCCGAGTTCCAGCGCGACGGTGAACACTACCGGTTCCCACAAGCGGCGTCGGACCGAGCCGCTCCCCCTGTCCTTCGCATCGGCCACCTCGTCAGAGTAGCCATCGACCCCCGTCCCGTTCCGCGGGGCGGGGGCGTCGTCGTATGGTTTCTGCACAGCTGTTCGACAGTGGTCGCGGAACCGACGGGGAGATACGGGGATGTCCCAAACGGGGGATGACGAGCGGGAGTTCGACATCAAGTGGGCCGACCGGGCGGAGTTCAAGGAGCCCTCGGCGCGGGCCCGGATGCTGGCCGCGCGATGGCGGGAGAACCCGCCCGAGCCGCAGCCGTTCCGCGCCGACCCGGGGCCGGTGGAACCGCGCCGCTCCTCCTGGGTGTCGACGGCGATCGTGTTCGGGTGCGTGGCGGCCGTGATCGTGCTGCTGGGGTGGGTGCGGTTCCGGGCTCCGTACTAGGGCGGGCGCCGGAGAGGGCTCTCACAGGGACCTTTTGCAGCACCTAGGGCCGTTCGGGACCACTTCATGGGAGTGGGCGGGTGCACACTGGACAGCGGGACGAGTGCCTGACTGCGGGGTGAGGCAGATGCAGAGCCGCTTCCGGAGCGACCGGCGACTGACCGTGCGGATGACGGTCACGATGTTCATGCTCGGACTGCTGTACGTGGGCTTCGTGGCCGCGCTGATCGTGCTGCTCAAGTCCTGGCTGCTCGTCGTGGTGCTGGTCGCGGCGATGTTCGTCGCACAGTTCTGGTTCTCCGACCGCATCGCGATGTTCGCCATGCGCGGGCGGGTCGTGGAGCGGGAGGAGTATCCCGAACTGCACGCCGTCGTGGACCGGCTGTGTGCGATCGCCGACATGCCCAAGCCGGTGGTCGCCGTGTCCGAGATGGACATGCCCAACGCGTTCGCGACCGGCCGGAATCCGGATCACGCGGTGGTCTGCGTGACCACCGGGCTGCTGCGGCGGCTGGAACCCGCCGAGCTCGAGGGCGTCCTCGCGCACGAGTTGTCGCACGTGGCGCACAAGGACGTCGCCGTGATCACGATCGCCTCGTTCCTCGGCGTGATCGCCGGGCTGATCGTGCGGTTCGCCTTCTACTCGCAGCTGTTCGGCGGAGGGCGCCGGGACCAGAACACCGCCGCCGTCTTCGCCGCCGTGATGGCGGTGTCGGCCGCGGTGTACGCGATCAGCTTCCTGCTGATCAGGGCGCTCTCCAGGTACCGGGAGCTGGCCGCGGACCGGGCGGCGGCGCTGCTCACCGGGCGGCCCTCGGTGCTGGCGTCGGCGCTGACCAAGGTCTCCGGGGACATCGCCCGGATCCCGACGAAGGACCTGCGCACCGCACAGGCCTTCAACGCCTTCTACTTCACGCCGGCCACCGGCAAGGAGCCGGGCTTCGAGCGGTTCTTCTCCACCCACCCGTCGCTGGAACAGCGTCTCGACCAACTGGGCCGGATCTCCGCCGAGCTGGGCGAGGCGGCGACCCCCGGAACCTCCGAAACCCCCGGAAAGGCGTGATGCATGGGGCTCCTGGACATCCTCCTCGGCCGCACGAAGCCGGTCCTGCCCGATCTGGACCGGCTCTTCGCGCTGCCGTCGGCCGCCGTGACCCTGGAGGCCGCGGCCGGTTTCACGCCGACCGGCACCGGGGCGGTGTGCTTCGCGACGGTCGAGGGCGCCGCCTTCGAGCAGACGCACCGGGAGGTCCAGGCTTTGCTGGAGGCGGACGCCGACCGATGGGGGTCCCGCTCGAGCGAAGCCGAAAGCGGGGGAGGCACCCCGGTGGAGCTGAGCCAGGACGAGTTCGGTTACTCCTGGCTGGTCTCGCGCCGCTCCCCCGACCAGCTGTCCGACCTGGTCAACGACCTGCACGCGGTGAACAGTTCGATGGAGGTCAACGGCTTTGGG
Above is a genomic segment from Streptomyces sp. SLBN-31 containing:
- a CDS encoding RDD family protein, with amino-acid sequence MDKREAVGSWLSGPRAAAEEAGVDFGYRGEQLGLPEEGPGSIARPGRRFAALAVDWGLCLLIAYGLITHGYHPQSTGNWALLVFFALGVLTVGTIGFTPGKRLFGLRVVALGTGRPSFPRGLLRTALLCVAIPALIWDRDGRGLHDKLARTVEVRT
- the glnA gene encoding type I glutamate--ammonia ligase, producing MFQNADEAKKFIADEDVKFVDVRFCDLPGVMQHFTVPVEAFDPDEELAFDGSSIRGFQAIHESDMALRADLSTARVDPFRRDKTLNINFFIHDPITGEQYSRDPRNVAKKAEAYLASTGIADTAYFGPEAEFYVFDSVRFATSANESFYHIDSEAGAWNTGAVENNRGYKVRYKGGYFPVAPVDHFADLRAEISLELERSGLKVERQHHEVGTAGQAEINYKFNTLLAAADDLQLFKYIVKNVAWRNGKTATFMPKPIFGDNGSGMHVHQSLWSNGDPLFYDEAGYAGLSDTARYYIGGILKHAPSLLAFTNPTVNSYHRLVPGFEAPINLVYSQRNRSAAMRIPITGSNPKAKRVEFRAPDSSGNPYLAFSALLLAGLDGIKNKIEPAEPIDKDLYELAPEEHANVAQVPTSLPAVLDSLERDHEFLLAGDVFTADLIETWIDFKRANEIAPLQLRPHPHEFELYFDV
- the htpX gene encoding zinc metalloprotease HtpX — encoded protein: MQSRFRSDRRLTVRMTVTMFMLGLLYVGFVAALIVLLKSWLLVVVLVAAMFVAQFWFSDRIAMFAMRGRVVEREEYPELHAVVDRLCAIADMPKPVVAVSEMDMPNAFATGRNPDHAVVCVTTGLLRRLEPAELEGVLAHELSHVAHKDVAVITIASFLGVIAGLIVRFAFYSQLFGGGRRDQNTAAVFAAVMAVSAAVYAISFLLIRALSRYRELAADRAAALLTGRPSVLASALTKVSGDIARIPTKDLRTAQAFNAFYFTPATGKEPGFERFFSTHPSLEQRLDQLGRISAELGEAATPGTSETPGKA
- a CDS encoding PspA-associated protein PspAB yields the protein MGLLDILLGRTKPVLPDLDRLFALPSAAVTLEAAAGFTPTGTGAVCFATVEGAAFEQTHREVQALLEADADRWGSRSSEAESGGGTPVELSQDEFGYSWLVSRRSPDQLSDLVNDLHAVNSSMEVNGFGPQLLCSLASFEGEGGKRLALVYLYKRGTFYPFAPLPGGGQRRDNALELQVKAALADDLRMEQDLSRWFPVWGAPGL